The DNA segment TTCCGAGCGCGAGGGGGAGCTTCTCACGCCGGTAGGTCGACCGGGTGAACTCCTGGGCGACGATGACGTTTCGGTTCCGTCCGAGGCGATCGAGCGCGTCGTAACTCGCCTGGACGAGCAGGGTGTCGCCACCGCGAAGCGGGCGCAGGTCAATCCGCGTGTTGAACACGTCCGGCCCGAGTCGCAGAGCGAGCACCGTCGCACCGTACCGCTGTCGGAAACTCGTCGATTCGAGCGTCTCTCCGACGAGATCGCCGTCGGGGGCGACGATCACGCCGAGTGCGGTGACGTCGAGTGGCACCGGCTGGGTGACGAAAAGGACGACTGCGACCACGACGATCGCGACGACGACGAGCATCGCCGGCGACAGGGGCGACGGATCGACGGGCTGTGCGGCGAGCGGTCGGGCGTCTACCACCACCGTCCGGGGATCGGGTGCCGCCACCGTCTGCAAACCAGGGCCCATCACAGTCCGCGGACGATGGACGGCCGTGGTCCGTCAGGTGCGTGACTGCGGCGATCCGCCGATCGCGGACCAGCACCCTTACTTCGGCGCCGCTCGCCTCCGTACGTATGGACAGTTTCTCCACGTTCGAGGTGATCCCCGCGGTCGATATACAGGACGGCGAGGTCGTGCAACTCGTCCAGGGCGAGCGCGGCACAGGGAAGCGCTACGGCGACCCCGTCGAGGCGGCCGAACGCTGGATCGACGCGGGCGCCCGGTCGCTGCACCTCGTCGACCTGGACGGTGCCTTCGAGGGCGAACGGGCGAACGCCGAGACCATCGAGACGCTCGTCGACGCCGTCTCCGTCCCCGTCCAGCTCGGCGGCGGTATCCGCACCGCAGCGGAAGCCATCTCACTACTCGACCGCGGTGTCGACCGGGTCATCCTCGGAACGGCTGCCGTCGAGAACCCCGATATCGTCCGCGAGATCAGCGAGACGCACCCCGACTCGGTCGTGGTGAGCCTCGACGCGAAGGACGGCGAAGTCGTCGTCGAAGGCTGGACCGAGGGGACGGGCCTGACTCCGACCGCAGCGGCCGAGCGCTACGCTGAACTGGGTGCCGCCGCGATCCTCTTTACGAACGTCGACGTCGAGGGCCGACTCGACGGCATCGCCGCGGCGCCCGTCCGCGAACTCGTCGCGACGACGGACCTGCCGGTGATCGCCAGCGGTGGCGTCGCGACCCTCGACGACGTCGGGACGCTCCGGGAGGCCGGTGCGGCCGCTGCGGTCGTCGGCAGCGCACTCTACGAGGGGCGGTTCTCGCTCACCGAGGCGTACGAGTACGTAGACGTGTGACCCCGTAGACGAGTGGCGCTGGCTGGTGGCCGAGTGTCGCGTGACGCTCGGGTGGAGCCGAAAGTCGACTACCGAGGCTGGTGACGAAAATTAGGCGTCGACACGACTCGAGCACCGAAGTTGGTGACGGCGCTCTGGCGCCGAATCTGGAGATAGCGCCCGAGAACCGACGAACACCGACGAGTGAGGGGGAACGCCTCCCGAGTGAGGTGTGGGGCCCAGACGAGCGCGGCCTCGTGGTACGAAACCCGCACGTCCCCGGCGTCACCGCTGTTTGTGGCCGTGGCCGACGTACAGGGCGGCGACGTTGAGCGCGAGGAGCCCGACGAACGTGAGCGTCGCGGAGGCGGTCTCGAGCCCGTTGGCCAGCAGGCCGATCTGGGCGAAGGGGAGTCCGATCGCACCCCAGAACGAGAGAGCCTGCAGGGGTGATTTGACGGTGCGAACGATCGGCGACAGCACGGCATCGAGTTCGCGACCGATCCGGACCAGCGTGCCAGGGACGAGGTGGGAGGACTTCGACGGCATTGTGATCAGTGCTCGTGAGAACCACGTGTGCTGTACCGTCATATAGACCGACCAATATTGGGGTGGTTTCGCGAAGCTTCACCGTTTTATCCGTCCGTTACTATATTTTTTAACGCCTTTAGAACCGACGAGACCTTTCAAAACGGATTTTGTGCCACCCTCTGCCGGTCAACCCCGAGTATCGCGCGCTCCACACGCTCTCGCGATCGCGCCCGGCTCGCTCCAGCCGCGTCGTCTCCGGGCGGCCGGGCGAGCGGGCGGGAGGTGGCGCGAACGGAATCGCCTTGTACGAGCGGGCCCGTGTCTCGGGCATGAGCGATCGATCCGCGACGGTCTCGCGGGAGACGGCCGAGACGACGATCGAGTGTTCGTTCGCGATAGACGGCGCGGGCGAGGCCGAGGTCGAGACGGGCATCGGCTTCTTCGACCACATGCTCTCCGCAGTCGCGACCCACGGTCTGTTCGACCTCTCGGTCGTGTGCGATGGTGACCTCCACGTCGACGACCACCACACCGTCGAGGACGTCGGCCTCTGCCTCGGCGCCGCGATAGACGAGGCGCTCGGCGACCGTACGGGAATCGTCCGCTTCGCCGACCGCCGGATTCCACTCGACGAGGCCGTCGCGAGCGTCGTCGTCGACGTCAGCGGCCGCCCGCTCTTTCGCTTCGACGGCGAGTTCTCCCAGGCGTCGGTCGGCGACCTGACGAGCCACATGGCGCGACACTTCTGGCGCTCGGTGGCGACCGAGGCCGGCCTCACGATGCACGCCGAAATCGATGGCGAGAACGCCCACCACGAGATCGAGGCGCTGTTCAAGGCCGCCGCCCGCACGCTCGACGACGCGACACAGATCGACGACCGGCGCGCCGACGCGACGCCGAGTACGAAAGGCGAACTGTAGGGAGCACTCGCGACCGACGAACCGAACCGCACAAATCCTTGCCACGTTACCCGCGTTTCGCGCCGTCGGACCAGGGCGGACGGGTGGGTGTGATACTACTTGACGTATGGGTCCAAAACGGCTGCCGGTGGCCGTCGACGGACTGGTGGGGACGTGGACGACACACCCCGACCGAGTTCACGATAGCGCCCGATCGACGTTCACGATAGTGCTCGACCGGTGTTTACGACGGCGCTCGACGGGCTCTTCCGTCGATACGTGTCACGAGGGGCACCGGAACCGCTTCTGACGCCGGGTGCAAGTGGCGGCGAGGGGGCGACGCCTGCAGAAACCGGCGTCACTTCCCCCAGAAGGGGTCGCGCTTGCGGTGGTTGTCGAGGTACATGTTGAGCGCTTCGCGCTCGTCGCCGGGGATCTCCTCGGCGAGTTCCTGCTCGAGAATCTTGGCGTGTTTCTCGGGGAGTTCGACCCAGAGTTCTTCGTCTTCGTGGATCTGGCGACCGACGGTGGGGCCGTCGATGGCGACGGAGACGCGGGTGCCGGCGCGGGCCTCGTCGACGTCCTCGCCCTGCTCCTGGATGCCCTTGATCTGGCCGACGCGGGTGGTGTCGTTGCCCTCGAAGCGGACGACGTGTTCGTTGTTCTGGAGGGTTCCCGAATTGACCTCGACGCCGACGACGGCGGGGTCGTTCTGGCGGAAGACGTGGTCGGGGAGGATCCGGAAGCGGGCCGGGCGGGTGATGTTCTCGAGGACGGTGTCCTGCTGGGCGCGTTCGAGTTCCTCGACGAAGTCCTCGTAGCCCTCGACGAGCTGGTAGATGACGTCGTCGGTGAAGACGCGGACGTCGTCGATCTCGGCGCGTTCTTCGGCGTCGTCGAGGACGTCGACGTTGAACCCGAGGATGACCCGCTGTTTGTGCTCGTCGGCGGTGGAGGCGACGGAGACGTCGCGCGGGGCGACGTCGCCGACTTCGGCGCGGACGATGGGAATCTCGGCCTCGCCGAGTGCGTCGGCCATGGCTTCTAAGCTGCCGAGCGTGTCGGCCTTGACGACGACACCCTGTTCGTCGGTGTCGACGGCGATCTCGGCGAGTTCGGCTTCGACTTCCTCGATCACGTCGTCGAGGGCGCGATCGCGGACGACGCGGACAGGGGCGCCGGCCATGGCGTCGTCGAGGTCGGGTGCGGCGACCTTGATCCCGGCGGCGGCGTCGACCTGTTCGACCTGTTCGAAGCGGCTCTCGGTCCGGATCTCGGCCAGGGGCCGGGGCTGGAGGAGGGCGCGGACGTCGGTGACGATTGGTTCGGTCGTGCCCCCGACGACGATCGTGTCGTCGGTGCGGATCGTCCCGTCGTAGAGGACGATATCGACCGTCGTCCCGAACCCCTTCTCTTCTTTGACCTCGAGGACGGTGCCGACGCCGGGGCCGGCGACGTCGATCTCCATCTCCTCTTTCATGTAGCGCTGGGAGAGGCCCATCATCACCGTCAGGAGGTCGGGGACGCCCTCGCCGGTCATCGCGGAGACGGGGACGACGCCGATGTTGCGCTGGAAGTGCTGGACTCGCCAGTAGAGGTCGGCGGAGAAGCCCTCGTCGGAGAGCTCGCCGATGATCTCGTAGAGGCGTTCGTCGAGGTCGCCCCGGACGCGGTCTGACTGTTCGTCGTAGGTTGGCTTGATCGGAGCGTCGTCGGTCGGGTTCCAGCCGGGGACGGTGTCGATCTTGTTCGCGGCGACGATGAACGGAGTCTGGGAGCGCTGGAGGATGTCGAGCGCCTCGATCGTCTGGGGCTGGAAGCCGTCGTTGACGTCGACGACGAGGATCGCGATGTCGGCGAGGTTGCCCCCGCGCGAGCGCAGGGTGGTGAACGAGTGGTGGCCGGGCGTGTCGATGAAGAGGAGGCCGGGGAGGTCGAAGTCGTCCGGATCGACGAGGTCGCCCGCGATGGCGGAGATGACGTCTAGCGGGACGGCCGTCGCCCCGATGTGCTGGGTGATAGCGCCCGCCTCTCCCTCGATGACGGCCGAGCCACGGATCTGATCGAGCAGGCTCGTCTTGCCGTGATCGACGTGGCCGAGCACGGCGACGATCGGTGTCCGGAGCGAGGCGTTTTCGGGGGAGTCAGTGTCTGAATCCGACATGCAAACCACCAGAGAAGGCTCTTGGTCGAGAGTCCCCGGGCCGACAGTTAAACCCATCGTCACGGCCCGGCTTCGACCGTCGCGGGAGGGCCTCGACGCCGTCTCGCGGCGTGTGCTCCGGACCCGACGCACTCGCCGGGTCTGGTAGCACGCTCGGTCGAGGATCCGGGGTGGGAGCGGGTGCGCTCTCGCGTCGCCGTCGTCAGACGCTCGTCTTTCAGAACCCGAATGTTAATAGCCGACGGGCGCAACGTTGTCGCCATGAGCGACATACTCGCCGAAAACCTCTCGGGCAAGTCCGTCATGGGCGCGGACGGGACCGAACTCGGGTTGCTCTACAACATCACGATGGACATCTCCTCGGGCGAACTCCACGACCTGATCGTCGAACCGGACGAGGAACTGCCGGGTCGCGTCGTCGACTTCGACCGGAACGAGGACGGTCGCTTCCGGATCCCGGTCTCCCGGGTACAGGCCGTGAAAGATTACATCGTCGTCGAACGCTAATTTCTTTGCACTCGATCTAGCCCAATGTACGTTCTCGACTCGTCGGCGTTCATCCACGACTTTCACACCACCGAACAGACCGCGACGATCCCGCTCGTCCGCGAGGAACTCGAAGACGAGAGCGCCTACCGCTACGACGCCATGGAGGGCTCCGGGATGCACATCCACATTCCCGACGAAGACACCATCGAGACGGTCCGCCGGGCGGCGCGCGAGTCCGGCGACCTGGACGTGCTCTCCGACACCGACGTTCGCCTCGTCGCAGCCACGTTCGAACTCGACGGTACGCTCGTCACCGACGATTACGCGATGCAGAACGTCGCCGAGAAGCTCTCGATGACCGTCGAGTTCATCGCTCGCGACGGGATCGACGAGCAACGCGACTGGCACTTTCAGTGTCGCGGTTGCGGGCGCGAGTTCGACGAGCAGAAAGACCGCTGTCCGATCTGCGGCAGCGAACTGACGCGGAAGAATCCGTCCTGAACTCCCCCGATTCGTCCTCTCGTAGCCATCCTTCTAGCGGTGAAAACGAATCACGCCCGCGACGACGTGGGGTCACACAATCACCTGGATGGCGAGGAGCACGGCCGGAACGGCGAGCATGATGAGCGCACTGATGACCGATCGATCTCGTCGAGAGCCCGCCGCGGCGTAGAACCCGGCGAAGACAATCGCCAGTCCGAGAAACCGCAACAGTACCATCAGGCGAGCCTGCGCAGTACCGGACAGGAGTGACGCTGAAATCGAGACCGTTCCCATAGTCTCGAAGGTGAGATACCAGCCGTAATTCGCAATTCTCTGGGCGAAGATCCCCCAAACGGTAACGAGAACGAGTTCTGGGATTGAAGCTACCGGGTACGTGTAACTGTATGCGAGTACCCCGATCACAACGGGAACTACCGAAACGCGTCCCAGTTCGGTTGTGATGCCTGTCGACGGCATGAGGAAGAACGCTCGGGCAGCCAGCCAGAGCACGGCGATGGCGCTCAACAACCCAGCAACTGATATCCTGTCCCATGTAGCGAACGATGAACGCGTCACTGGCAGTGCGGGCATACTATACGATCACCTAATGGTGATAAGCATCTTTTGGATTATCAAATCTATATAAATAATATAGTATGCGTATATGTGGGAATTCTGTGCCTATAACTAACGATCTGCTCTCAACCGGCCATCGAGAGGTACTGCGAGTAGTACGTGTACGCGTTGTAGAGCCCGTGGACCAGCGCGGGAACCAGGAGGTTTCCGGTGCGAGCGTACAGCGTTCCGAGGGCGAGCGAGAGCACGAAGACGATCCCGAGGCTCACGAGCAACCCGCCGACTGGGCCGCCGCCGTAGGCGAACAGGTGTGCGCTTGCGAATATCACACTGGCGACCACGATCGCACCGGGGGTGGAGAAGTAGCCCGTGAGCCCCTTCTGGATCACGTTCCGGTAGAGCAACTCCTCGAACGGGCCGATGACGAGTATCGACGCGACGGCGAGCACGAGCAGGAGTTCCGGCGCGCTCCGGGCCCGCTCGAAGCTGCTGTGGCCGGCGCTCTCGGTCCCGGTCGTGCCGAGGATGACGCCGATCACGATCGCGATGCCGCCGAGCGCGACGACGCCGCCGACGACGTAGCCGAGATCCCGCAGCGACGGGACACGGACGTCGACGTACGAGCGGCCGCGATCGGTCAGGGCGAGGTACGCGCCCGCGACCGTTCCGGTTCCGAGGACGGTCGCTACCTGGGTCAGCACCGACCGACTCGTGGCCGGTTGGTCCGTGATCACCACGCCGGCGATGAGGACGAGTCCGATCGCGAGCAGGTTCGCCCACGCGATGATCGAGACGTAGCCGACGGCACCGACCAGCCAGAACCCGGCGGCGGCACCGCCTCGACGGCGGAGCTGCCGCCCCGAGAGCCCCGCGTACATCGCGCCCGCGGCGGCGATCGAGAGTGCCGCGCCGACGAGCGAGACGAGCAAGGCCGGGGTGCCAGCGACGGGTGGAACGCCAAACGGCGTCGTGTACCCGTGGGTGAGTCCGTACACCGAGAGGACGGCGACGGCGGCGCTCGCGACGCCGACGATCGACCCGAGCACCGATCGCGAGAGGTGGCCGTGGCGGCCGACGAAGACGGTGCCGAGCGCGAGGGCGGCGATTCCCCCGACGACGAGCGTGAACGGGTCGGTCGTCCCGGACCGAAGCACCCTGGCGGCGCCCAGCAGGGTGAGCGTCGTCGTGAAGAGCGCGAGGAGGACGGACGCGTCGCCGGTGGCCTCGGCCAGCGCCGCGGCCGCGCCGGGGTCGTCGGTGTCCTGGCTCGCGTCGTCGGCGGCTCGATCGGCAGCGTCCGCGGCTGCGTCGCGTCCGCCGGGGCCGGCGCTCCCGTCGGCGGCCGTCGAATCGGCGTCTTCCGCGACCCGGTCGGCGTCGGGTTCCGTGTCCTCGGCGTTCGGCGTCCACCCGTCGCCGCCGTCCGGTTCGACCGTGTCGGTTTCGTCGGTCGAGTCGCTCCCGCCGGTCATTGGTGGGGTTTGGGCGACGACGGTAATGGGCCTGTGGATTTCAGGCCGGAGCGGAATCAGTCGCGCCGCCTGGGCTATCGCTCGACACGAAGCGCCGACTTCTCGGCCACCGCCTGCGCCTCCTCGAAGTCGCCGCCTCCGAGGAGGCCACGGGTCGCCTTCTTGGCCCACTCGACGGCGGGCTGGTCGAAGGTGTTCACGCCGGCGAGTTCGCCGGCCATCACGCAGGCGGCCTCCAGGCCGTAGAGCAGGCCGCCGAGTTCGAACGCGTCGACGCGCTCGATCTCGATGCGAACCGTCGGGCGGCCGGCTGCGGCGAGGCTCGCCTCGGTCGCGCGGAACTCGGCGTCGAGCAGGTCCGCGAGCGAGCCGTCGCCGAGGTAGGCGAGGTCGTCGACGTCGGTCGGCGGGATCGACTGGCTCGCCCGCTCTCGCGGCGTGACGAACGTCACCTGCGTGTTCCGTGGCCCCGCCCGGTAGAGCTGGAGCTGTGAGTGCTGGTCGGTCGCGCCGAGCGCGCGAACGGGCGTCTGGCCCAGTCCATCCTTGCCGAGGCTCTCGGCCCAGAGCTGGGCGAACCACTCGGCAGTCGTCTCCAGGGACTCGGCGTAGGGCATGAACGCGTTGACCTGCGCGCCGCGTGCGGCGAGGGCGTGACAGGTCGCGCCGTAGGCGTAGGCGGGACACTCGTAGAGCGAACCCGTGAGCGTCTCGGCTTCGGCGGCGGCGCCGTCGAGGAGGGCCTCGAGGTCGAGGTCGGCCGCCGCGGCAGCGACGAGCCCGACCGCCGAGAGCGCCGAATAGCGACCGGGAACGCCGTCGGGGACGTCGAGTGCGGGCAGGTCGTGTGCGTCTGCGAGGTCGCGAAGCGGGCCGGACTCGCCCGTCGTGACGATGGTCCGCTCGGTCCAGTCGACGCCCGCCGACTCGAACGCGTCGCGGACGACGAGGAAGTTCGCCAGCGTCTCCGCGGTCGTTCCGGAGCGGGAGACGACGTTGATCGCCGTCCGTTCCAGGGGTAGCGCGTCGAGGGCCTCTCGAACCCAGGTCGGGTCGACGTTGTCGAGGAAGACCGTCTCCAGGTCTGCATCGAGCGCGTCGACGATCGTCGCCGCGCCCAGCGCGCTTCCCCCGATGCCGACGGTGATCAGCGCCTCGATATCCCCGCCGTCGGGGCCGGTGATCGGCTCGACGGCCGCCCGGATCTCGTCCGGGTTCGTTCGGTCTGGCAGGTTCAACGCCGCGTAGCCGTGTTCGTCGTCCCCCCGCCCGACCGCGATTCGTTCGTGCGCCGTGGCCACTCGCTCGTCGAGCCGGTCGAGTGCATCCCGGGAGACGCCCGGGGAGGCGACCGACGCGAGCGCGTTACCGATGTCGACGTCCATGCTCGAACCCCCGGGAGCCGACGTCAAAGGCGTTCCGTCACGTCACGAGTCGAAACTGCGAAAGGCGTCGAGCCCCTCGTGTCGCCGATGACCGACCCGACGGAATCGGAGCCAGTGGCGGGTACGTTCGTCGTCACCCACGCCGACGAAGACAGTGCCGTCCTTCGGGACGTCGAGACGGCGCGGGTGCACACGCTGTCGGCGAACCCCGACCTGGAGGCGCACGAGGTAATCGAGGCGACCGTCGCGCCGGAGCCGCCGCTCTCGGTCACCTGGACGATCGACGAACTCGACGCACGCAGGACGGTCGACGTACTCGACAGTGACCTCTCGCCGACGACGCACGAGCGGGAGATCGCCGCCGACCAGGCCGTCGGCGACCTGGAGCGGGTCGAACGGGCCGGGACGGGCGAACTCCACGTCCTCTCCGTCCCGCCGGACGAGACCGAGAACGCGGCCGCCGACGTGCTCGACGACCTCGAGACGGTCGCCCGGGCCGCACGACTCGACGCGGTCAGGGTCGAAGTCCGCCGTGATTCGGACGAGGGTGTTCTAAGCGTGCGGTACCTGCCCGACTGACCGACCCGCCGGCGGTCGAACTGGTTCAGTCCGACCGGTCTGTGGCCGTTCCGGAGTGCGCCGGCCCGCCGGCGCTCTGGACGGTCCAGCTCCCCTGGATATCGCAGGCCTCGCGGACCGTGTACTCGATCTCGGTGTCCGCGTCGATGCGGGAACCGCCGTCGACGTCTTCGACCCGAAGCGGGACGTCGAGACTGCTCCCGCAGCAGCCCACGCCGACGAACTCCTCCCAGGCGTCGCCCTCCCTGGCGACGTCACGCGTCTTCCGCAGGAACGCGCGGAACGACGGCTTCTCCACCTGAAACCGGCCCCACGACGAGAGGTCGGCGGGGTAGGAGACGACGACCCGGTCAGCGCGGGCGCGCGTATCACCCACACCATCGAGCGAGTCGTCGGTCACGCTGTCCCCATCGTCGAGCGAGTCGTCGCTCGGGATCGATCGACTGGTGTGCTGGCTCATACGGTCCGTAGGGGGTCGACGGGCAAAACCGTGCCGCCGAATCGGGCACTACCGTCCTCTCTGATCGATGCAAAACCGTACCCTTCCCGACCACCGCGACGGTGGCGTCGACGCCGTCCTCGACGGGCCGAACGCGGGTGCGCCGCGGACCCGACTCCGATTGAGAAGGTTTACGTTGCGGCCATTGGTAGCCGGAAGCATCTATGGTCTCACTCGAGGTGCCGGAGCTGGCGTACGAGGCGTACACGAACCGCCAGCTCGTCGCCGTTCCCCTCGCGATCCTCGCCGTCGCGGTGGCGGTCCTGGGGATCACGTTCGCGCTGACGGGAACGCCGCTCGCACTCGGCATCGAGTTCACGGGCGGTGCGGAACTGACGATCGCGACCACGGCCGATCAGGACGAGGTCGTCAACGCGTTCGACCAGGAACCGACGTCGGTCCAGCCGGTACAGGACGAAGGTCAGTACATCGTCCAGTTCGCCGGCGGCGAACTGGACGGGTTCGCTGACGGTGATAAGTCGGCGGTGCTTCAGTCGCTCGTCGACCAGGCGGAAGATTCCTCGCTCGAACCGTCGGACACCGCCGAGACGACCGCGGACGGTGAGACGACGATCGTGATCGGCGACTCGGTAACGTCGCCGTCGTTCGGGGCACAGATCCAGCAGACGGCGCTCCTCGGCCTGTTCGCCGCTTTCCTGGGGATGAGCGCCATCACGTTCGGGCTATTCCGGACGTTCGTCCCGTCGCTGGCCGTGGTCGCATCGGCGTTCTCGGACCTCGTCATCCCGCTCGCGTTCATGAGTCTCTTCGGCATCGACCTCACCCTCGGGACCGTCGCCGCGCTCTTGATGATCATCGGCTACTCCGTCGACTCGGACATCCTGCTCAACAACCACGTCATCCGTCGGAGCGGCTCGTTCTACGAGAGCGTCCACCGCTCGATGCGGACGGGGATCACGATGACGCTGACCTCGACGGTCGCGATGCTCGTCATGGCCGCCGCCGCGTGGTTCTTCGGCATCACGATCATGCGAGACATCGGATTGATCCTCGCCGTCGGGCTCACGGCCGACATCATGAACACGTACTTGCTCAACGTGAGCTTGCTCCGCTGGTACAAGTTCGAGGGGGTAGGCCGATGAGCGCCCGCGAGTTCGTCGCCAACTGGTGGCGCCTGGCAGTCCTCGTCCTCCTGGTGACCGTCGCGGTCTACGCGCTGTTCGTCCCGGGGGGGATGTTCGGCTCGACCGACGCCGTTCCCGGTAGCGACAACGCGAGTGCAAACGCGACCGAGGACGAGTCGTTCCACAACCTCGTCTTCGGCCTCCAGCTTGACGGCGGCGCCCGCATCAGCGCACCGATCGTCGGAATGACCGTCGAAGACGTCACACTGGACCACGGCGGGACGCCGGATCAGGCGGGTACCGATCTCGAAACGTCCGTCCGAGAGTCACTCCGGACCGAGTACGAGACCGTCGAGGCGGCGGACGTCGAGGTGCGTTACGACCAGGAGGACGACGACTACTCCGTCGAGGTGTTCGACGCCAACGTCTCGCAGGCGTCGTTCGCCGAGGCACTCTCGGCGCAGGGCCACGACGTCTCCGAGGACGACGTCGAGGACGGGGTGACGCCGGCGACGCGCGAGCGGATGGTCGAGGTCATCCAGAACAAACTCAACGAAGCCGGCCTCTCTGGCGGACAGGCGTACACGACCCAGACCGGCGGTGGGTACTACATCGTCGCCGAGGCGCCCGGCTACGGCTCGGAGGAGCTCCGGGCACTGCTCGAAGAGCGCGGCACCGTCGAGGTCCGCGCGTACGTCCCCGACGGCAACGGGAGCCAGCGAAACATCACGGTGCTCCAGCAGGAGGACTTCGACACGATCTCCGGGGCGCAGTGGGACAACCAGAACGGCCACCACGTCGACGTCAGCGTCCACGCCGACGGGACCGCCGAGGAGTACGAATCCCGGATGAACGACATCGGCTTCACGACCGAGGGTGCCGGGCAGAAGTGTTCCGTTCCGCGTACCGCGGACGGCTCCTACGACTTCTCCGCAGCCCAGGGTGAGCAGTGGTGCCTGCTCACCGTCTCCGATCAGGAGGTCGTGAGCGCGCTGAGCCTCAACCCGAACCTCGCTCAGTCGATGGAGAACGAACAGTGGCACACCGATCCGCAGTACGTGATGGTGATCGGCGGCGAGGAGGACGACCAGGAGGCCTACCAGCAGACGCGCGAGATCTCGATCAACCTGCGGGCCGGCGCCCTGCCCGCGCCGCTTGACTTCGGAGAGGCACAGATCATGTCCGTCGCGCCGACGCTGGCGGATCAGTTCAAGAGCAACTCGCTGCTCGTCGGCATCCTGGCGGTGTTCGCCGTCAGCGGGATGGTCTACCTCCGCTATCGCAACCCGATCGTCGCCCTCCCGATGATCGTGACGGCGCTCTCGGAGGTCGTGATCCTCCTCGGCGTGGCCGCCGCGGCGGAGATGGCGCTCACGCTCGCACACGTCGCCGGATTCATCGCCGTCGTCGGGACGGGGGTGGACGACCTCGTCATCATCGCAGACGAGGTGATGGACCAGGGCCGCGTCAGCCAGGGCCGGGTCTTCGACTCGCGCTTCCGCAAGGCGTTCTGGACCATCGCCGCCGCCGCGGCGACGACGATCATCGCCATGAGCCCGCTGGCCGTGATGCCCCTGAGCGACATCAAGGGGTTCGCCATCATCACCATCCTCGGCGTGCTCGTCGGCGTCTTCGTCACGCGCCCGGCCTACGGGAACATATTGCGGAAGCTCCTGACGAGCGAGGAGTGACGAACCGCCGCTGGCCGGACGTCGGGTGACGTCGGCCCCCCTCCGGATTATCGCTTCGTCTCACAGCACCCGGAGACGGTCGCCCTCGTCCGCAGTCTCTCCGGCCGTCCGCCGTCGAGACGTGATTCGACGTGTCCAGATCCCGTCGACTGGCCCGTCATTTTTGTACACGGCTGGTCTCCGTTGGCGTAATGGGACGCAACTCGCTGAAGCCGCCGGACCGCGAT comes from the Halovivax cerinus genome and includes:
- a CDS encoding protein translocase subunit SecF gives rise to the protein MVSLEVPELAYEAYTNRQLVAVPLAILAVAVAVLGITFALTGTPLALGIEFTGGAELTIATTADQDEVVNAFDQEPTSVQPVQDEGQYIVQFAGGELDGFADGDKSAVLQSLVDQAEDSSLEPSDTAETTADGETTIVIGDSVTSPSFGAQIQQTALLGLFAAFLGMSAITFGLFRTFVPSLAVVASAFSDLVIPLAFMSLFGIDLTLGTVAALLMIIGYSVDSDILLNNHVIRRSGSFYESVHRSMRTGITMTLTSTVAMLVMAAAAWFFGITIMRDIGLILAVGLTADIMNTYLLNVSLLRWYKFEGVGR
- a CDS encoding DUF5812 family protein — its product is MTDPTESEPVAGTFVVTHADEDSAVLRDVETARVHTLSANPDLEAHEVIEATVAPEPPLSVTWTIDELDARRTVDVLDSDLSPTTHEREIAADQAVGDLERVERAGTGELHVLSVPPDETENAAADVLDDLETVARAARLDAVRVEVRRDSDEGVLSVRYLPD
- a CDS encoding MMPL family transporter, which translates into the protein MSAREFVANWWRLAVLVLLVTVAVYALFVPGGMFGSTDAVPGSDNASANATEDESFHNLVFGLQLDGGARISAPIVGMTVEDVTLDHGGTPDQAGTDLETSVRESLRTEYETVEAADVEVRYDQEDDDYSVEVFDANVSQASFAEALSAQGHDVSEDDVEDGVTPATRERMVEVIQNKLNEAGLSGGQAYTTQTGGGYYIVAEAPGYGSEELRALLEERGTVEVRAYVPDGNGSQRNITVLQQEDFDTISGAQWDNQNGHHVDVSVHADGTAEEYESRMNDIGFTTEGAGQKCSVPRTADGSYDFSAAQGEQWCLLTVSDQEVVSALSLNPNLAQSMENEQWHTDPQYVMVIGGEEDDQEAYQQTREISINLRAGALPAPLDFGEAQIMSVAPTLADQFKSNSLLVGILAVFAVSGMVYLRYRNPIVALPMIVTALSEVVILLGVAAAAEMALTLAHVAGFIAVVGTGVDDLVIIADEVMDQGRVSQGRVFDSRFRKAFWTIAAAAATTIIAMSPLAVMPLSDIKGFAIITILGVLVGVFVTRPAYGNILRKLLTSEE